CACATCTGGCGGGCCGGGGACCTGCCCTGGCTGTCCGGACCGATGGTGCCGCGGATCTTCGGCCCGTACGAGCCGATCAGGCGGGACTACCTGATCGACGAGTACATCGCCGACGCCACGGCCTCAGGCATCAGCGAGTCGGTCTACGTTCAGACGAACTGGCCGCTCGACCGGGTTGTGGACGAGGTGCGCTGGCTTCACGAGGTTCATCAGGAGGCAGGCCGGCCGATGGCCGTCATCGGATCGGCCGACATGTTCGACGAGAGCGCTCCGGACACCATGCGACGACAGGCCGCGCTCACGCCGCTGGTCCGGGGGATCCGTCAGCAACTGCACTGGCACGAGCGCCCGGAGTTCCGGTTCGCCACTGCGCCCGATCGTATGAAGGATCCGGTCTTCCGCAAGAACATCGGCGCGCTCGCCGACCACGGCTGGCTGTTCGAGCTGCAAGTCTTTCCCGAACAGATGCCG
This genomic interval from Nonomuraea helvata contains the following:
- a CDS encoding amidohydrolase family protein translates to MPEATRYSGDIVDSHHHIWRAGDLPWLSGPMVPRIFGPYEPIRRDYLIDEYIADATASGISESVYVQTNWPLDRVVDEVRWLHEVHQEAGRPMAVIGSADMFDESAPDTMRRQAALTPLVRGIRQQLHWHERPEFRFATAPDRMKDPVFRKNIGALADHGWLFELQVFPEQMPDAVELAAAFPDVTFVLVHAGMLIGLECLESWRAGMAALAERQNIVVKLTGQGTFVHRVDPDLISFVADEVIGWFGAGRAMFGTNFPVEKIWTTMPHLVDAWKNALNHLPPADQHDIFAGNARRVYGLEG